From the Primulina tabacum isolate GXHZ01 chromosome 3, ASM2559414v2, whole genome shotgun sequence genome, one window contains:
- the LOC142539058 gene encoding uncharacterized protein LOC142539058 isoform X2, translating to MLKFKGRCDFCVSEDISIEQRKLLTEFLNREELDVTTWMDEHICLTGPLFCDFLFGELVSGIMINVYMRIMQKKSMDYGFETYCMDTLVQKEVLEDLVRYGKRRHISKTEYGNFIGRLTSATREKLHELNEDLFRRCKYIIFPINDRFHWYLLVFKASEGKFLLFNSLHYPFSVGTANVMARFLSGCVSHISGFTIGSDDVLRERCRQQGTSLDCGVYACMWIECLCCDTEKFGHMNKM from the exons ATGTTGAAATTCAAAGGTAGATGCGATTTTTGTGTGAGTGAAGATATTTCTATAGAACAGAGGAAGTTGTTGACAGAATTTCTGAATAGGGAAGAATTGGA TGTTACAACTTGGATGGATGAGCATATTTGTTTAACTGGACCTTTGTTTTGTGACTTCTTGTTTGGTGAGCTCGTCAGTGGCATTATGATAAACGTGTACATGAGAATAATGCAAAAGAAAAGTATGGATTATGGATTTGAGACTTACTGTATGGACACTTTGGTACAG AAGGAAGTGCTTGAAGATTTGGTACGATACGGTAAAAGGAGACATATAAGCAAGACAGAGTATGGAAATTTCATTGGTAGGCTGACATCCGCGACGCGAGAGAAGTTGCATGAACTGAACGAAGATCTTTTCAGAAGATGCAAGTATATCATTTTTCCAATTAATGACAGATTTCATTGGTATTTGCTAGTTTTCAAAGCATCTGAAGGGAAATTCCTACTTTTCAATTCGCTTCACTATCCCTTTTCAGTTGGGACTGCTAATGTAATG GCACGTTTTTTGAGTGGTTGTGTGTCACATATATCAGGATTCACCATAGGCAGTGATGATGTTTTGAGAGAACGATGCCGTCAACAAGGTACATCTCTGGATTGTGGCGTTTATGCATGCATGTGGATAGAGTGTCTCTGTTGTGATACTGAAAAATTTGGGCATATGAACAAGATGTGA
- the LOC142539058 gene encoding uncharacterized protein LOC142539058 isoform X3, giving the protein MLKFKGRCDFCVSEDISIEQRKLLTEFLNREELDVTTWMDEHICLTGPLFCDFLFGELVSGIMINVYMRIMQKKSMDYGFETYCMDTLVQKEVLEDLVRYGKRRHISKTEYGNFIVFKASEGKFLLFNSLHYPFSVGTANVMVSMTILYSNNSNDSSVNQFYLLQARFLSGCVSHISGFTIGSDDVLRERCRQQGTSLDCGVYACMWIECLCCDTEKFGHMNKM; this is encoded by the exons ATGTTGAAATTCAAAGGTAGATGCGATTTTTGTGTGAGTGAAGATATTTCTATAGAACAGAGGAAGTTGTTGACAGAATTTCTGAATAGGGAAGAATTGGA TGTTACAACTTGGATGGATGAGCATATTTGTTTAACTGGACCTTTGTTTTGTGACTTCTTGTTTGGTGAGCTCGTCAGTGGCATTATGATAAACGTGTACATGAGAATAATGCAAAAGAAAAGTATGGATTATGGATTTGAGACTTACTGTATGGACACTTTGGTACAG AAGGAAGTGCTTGAAGATTTGGTACGATACGGTAAAAGGAGACATATAAGCAAGACAGAGTATGGAAATTTCATTG TTTTCAAAGCATCTGAAGGGAAATTCCTACTTTTCAATTCGCTTCACTATCCCTTTTCAGTTGGGACTGCTAATGTAATGGTAAGTATGACAATATTATATTCCAACAACAGTAATGATTCTAGTGTCAATCAATTCTATTTATTGCAGGCACGTTTTTTGAGTGGTTGTGTGTCACATATATCAGGATTCACCATAGGCAGTGATGATGTTTTGAGAGAACGATGCCGTCAACAAGGTACATCTCTGGATTGTGGCGTTTATGCATGCATGTGGATAGAGTGTCTCTGTTGTGATACTGAAAAATTTGGGCATATGAACAAGATGTGA
- the LOC142539059 gene encoding palmitoyl-acyl carrier protein thioesterase, chloroplastic-like, translating to MASMQNSAALNYVHANPCFLEKNDGIFDSSRRRVRFSFDHGSKIRKSLRLNANTRTNVETIDGKKVNGSHVGGIPYLDRSNSECDDDDDQEPKNHEYLMGRFVENRFVFRQSFVIRSYEIGPDKTATMETLMNLLQETALNHVASSGVGGNGFGATREMSIRKLIWVVTRILVQVDKYSSWGDLVEIDTWVDAAGKNGMRRDWVIRDFNTQKIITRATSTWAMMNRETRRLSKIPDEVKNEVQPFYLNRASIPPQNNDSEKIEKLTHETAHIMRTGLAPRWSDMDANQHVNNVKYIGWILESVPIKILENYNLTSMILEYRRECRQSNVLESLTSMKPRTCEENNGEIASENCDLECTHLLRMGDDRAEIVRARSVWNFKKP from the exons ATGGCTTCCATGCAAAACAGTGCTGCTCTGAATTATGTTCATGCAAATCCTTGTTTTTTGGAAAAGAACGACGGGATATTCGACTCCTCTAGAAGGCGGGTTCGTTTCAGTTTTGACCATGGCTCCAAGATTAGGAAATCCTTGAGATTGAATGCAAACACGAGGACGAATGTGGAGACGATCGACGGGAAGAAAGTGAACGGAAGTCATGTTGGTGGGATTCCATATTTGGATCGAAGCAACAGCGAATGCGACGACGATGACGATCAGGAGCCTAAGAATCATGAATATTTGATGGGTAGATTTGTGGAGAATCGGTTCGTGTTTAGGCAATCTTTTGTCATAAGATCTTATGAAATTGGACCTGATAAAACTGCTACAATGGAAACCCTAATGAATCTTCTCCAG GAGACAGCTTTGAATCATGTGGCGAGTTCGGGCGTGGGCGGGAACGGGTTCGGGGCAACCCGTGAGATGAGCATTCGGAAACTTATTTGGGTTGTTACTCGTATACTCGTGCAAGTTGACAAATACAGCTCTTG GGGAGATTTGGTGGAGATAGACACATGGGTGGATGCGGCAGGTAAAAACGGAATGCGTCGAGATTGGGTGATTCGAGACTTCAACAcccaaaaaataataacaagAGCCACCAG TACATGGGCAATGATGAACAGAGAAACAAGAAGGTTGAGTAAAATCCCAGATGAAGTGAAGAATGAAGTCCAGCCATTCTACCTCAACAGAGCTTCGATTCCTCCACAAAATAATGACAGTGAGAAGATCGAGAAGCTCACCCATGAAACAGCTCACATCATGCGAACTGGCTTGGCT CCTCGATGGAGCGATATGGATGCTAATCAACATGTTAATAATGTCAAATACATTGGGTGGATTTTGGAG AGCGTGCCGATAAAAATACTCGAAAATTATAATCTTACGAGCATGATTCTGGAATACCGACGCGAATGTCGTCAGTCGAATGTGCTAGAATCATTAACAAGTATGAAACCAAGAACCTGTGAAGAGAATAATGGAGAGATTGCTAGTGAAAATTGTGACTTAGAATGCACACATCTGCTTCGCATGGGAGATGATCGCGCAGAGATCGTTCGAGCGAGATCGGTGTGGAACTTCAAAAAACCATGA
- the LOC142539058 gene encoding uncharacterized protein LOC142539058 isoform X1, with the protein MLKFKGRCDFCVSEDISIEQRKLLTEFLNREELDVTTWMDEHICLTGPLFCDFLFGELVSGIMINVYMRIMQKKSMDYGFETYCMDTLVQKEVLEDLVRYGKRRHISKTEYGNFIGRLTSATREKLHELNEDLFRRCKYIIFPINDRFHWYLLVFKASEGKFLLFNSLHYPFSVGTANVMVSMTILYSNNSNDSSVNQFYLLQARFLSGCVSHISGFTIGSDDVLRERCRQQGTSLDCGVYACMWIECLCCDTEKFGHMNKM; encoded by the exons ATGTTGAAATTCAAAGGTAGATGCGATTTTTGTGTGAGTGAAGATATTTCTATAGAACAGAGGAAGTTGTTGACAGAATTTCTGAATAGGGAAGAATTGGA TGTTACAACTTGGATGGATGAGCATATTTGTTTAACTGGACCTTTGTTTTGTGACTTCTTGTTTGGTGAGCTCGTCAGTGGCATTATGATAAACGTGTACATGAGAATAATGCAAAAGAAAAGTATGGATTATGGATTTGAGACTTACTGTATGGACACTTTGGTACAG AAGGAAGTGCTTGAAGATTTGGTACGATACGGTAAAAGGAGACATATAAGCAAGACAGAGTATGGAAATTTCATTGGTAGGCTGACATCCGCGACGCGAGAGAAGTTGCATGAACTGAACGAAGATCTTTTCAGAAGATGCAAGTATATCATTTTTCCAATTAATGACAGATTTCATTGGTATTTGCTAGTTTTCAAAGCATCTGAAGGGAAATTCCTACTTTTCAATTCGCTTCACTATCCCTTTTCAGTTGGGACTGCTAATGTAATGGTAAGTATGACAATATTATATTCCAACAACAGTAATGATTCTAGTGTCAATCAATTCTATTTATTGCAGGCACGTTTTTTGAGTGGTTGTGTGTCACATATATCAGGATTCACCATAGGCAGTGATGATGTTTTGAGAGAACGATGCCGTCAACAAGGTACATCTCTGGATTGTGGCGTTTATGCATGCATGTGGATAGAGTGTCTCTGTTGTGATACTGAAAAATTTGGGCATATGAACAAGATGTGA
- the LOC142540923 gene encoding LOW QUALITY PROTEIN: non-specific phospholipase C6-like (The sequence of the model RefSeq protein was modified relative to this genomic sequence to represent the inferred CDS: deleted 1 base in 1 codon), with translation MRAIFLIFLTFSTVFLLTHQQQQPIKTVVVLVMENRSFDHLLGWMKKSVNPLINGVTGEECNSVSTEAGSNETICFSDDAKYVDPDPGHSFEDVAKQVFGSGIIPSMSGFVEQASRMSENLSETVMKGFRPENVPIYTSLVREFAVFDRWFSSIPGPTQPNRLFVYSATSHGSTSHVIKQLAFGYPQNTIFDSLDENGLDFGVYFKNFPTTLFFRNLRRLKYAFKFHQYDMKFKKDARDGKLPSLTVIEPNYFDLIGFPANDDHPSHDVANGQKLVKEVYETLRESPQWNETLFIITYDEHGGFYDHVQTPFVNVPNPDGNIGPSPYFFQFDRLGVRVPTIMVSPWIKKGTVISKPTGPEPNSEFEHSSIPATIKKLLNLSSSFLTRRDAWAGTFDHIVTELTSPRTDCPEVLPDVVPLRRTETNEHRTLSEFQSELVQLAAVLNGDHFLSSIHGETVKKITVKAAHEYAKGAISRFLEASKGAIELGADKSTIVNMRSSLTTRSSIHD, from the exons ATGAGAgctattttcttgatttttctgACGTTTTCAACAGTTTTTCTGCTCACCCATCAGCAGCAGCAGCCCATCAAAACTGTGGTTGTGTTAGTGATGGAGAACAGATCATTTGACCATTTACTTGGGTGGATGAAGAAATCTGTGAACCCTTTAATTAATGGAGTCACAGGGGAAGAATGCAATTCAGTTTCAACAGAAGCAGGTAGTAATGAAACTATTTGTTTTTCCGATGATGCAAAGTATGTGGATCCGGACCCGGGTCACTCCTTCGAAGATGTCGCGAAACAGGTATTCGGGTCGGGCATAATACCATCAATGTCTGGTTTTGTGGAGCAAGCTTCGAGGATGTCAGAGAATCTATCAGAAACTGTAATGAAAGGGTTTAGGCCTGAAAATGTGCCTATTTATACTTCTTTAGTTCGAGAG TTCGCTGTTTTTGATAGATGGTTTTCTTCGATTCCTGGTCCAACACAGCCCAATAGGCTATTTGTGTACTCTGCTACTTCTCATGGATCCACAAGCCATGTGATTAAACAGTTAGCTTTTGGGTACCCACAGAACACAatatttgattcacttgatgAAAACGGTTTGGATTTCGGTGTTTATTTCAAGAACTTTCCCACGACATTGTTCTTTAGGAATTTGAGGAGATTGAAGTATGCGTTTAAGTTTCATCAGTATGATATGAAGTTCAAGAAAGATGCTAGGGATGGAAAGTTGCCTAGTCTAACTGTGATTGAGCCGAACTActttgatttgattggattcccaGCGAACGATGATCATCCGTCCCATGATGTTGCTAACGGTCAGAAGTTAGTGAAGGAGGTGTATGAGACATTGAGGGAGAGTCCTCAGTGGAATGAgacccttttcataattacctATGATGAACATGGCGGATTCTATGATCATGTCCAAACCCCTTTCGTAAACGTTCCGAATCCGGATGGAAATATCGGCCCTTCTCCTTATTTCTTTCAGTTTGACAGGCTCGGTGTTCGTGTCCCGACTATCATGGTCTCTCCTTGGATCAAGAAAGGAACTG TCATAAGTAAGCCGACTGGGCCGGAACCAAACTCAGAGTTTGAACACTCCTCCATTCCCGCGACGATAAAGAAGTTGCTGAATCTCTCGTCCAGTTTTTTGACTCGAAGAGATGCTTGGGCGGGCACTTTTGATCATATTGTCACCGAACTAACCTCTCCAAGAACCGATTGCCCAG AGGTTTTACCTGATGTAGTTCCTTTaaggaggactgaaacaaatGAACATAGAACGTTATCCGAGTTTCAGAGCGAGTTGGTACAGTTGGCTGCTGTTCTCAATGGTGACCATTTCTTGAGCAGTATTCATGGTGAGACAGTCAAGAAAATTACCGTAAAAGCAGCGCACGAATACGCGAAAGGTGCCATATCAAGGTTCCTAGAAGCAAGTAAAGGAGCTATCGAGTTAGGAGCTGACAAATCCACCATTGTGAACATGAGATCTTCTCTAACTACTAGATCGTCAATCCACGACTAA
- the LOC142539058 gene encoding uncharacterized protein LOC142539058 isoform X4, giving the protein MLKFKGRCDFCVSEDISIEQRKLLTEFLNREELDVTTWMDEHICLTGPLFCDFLFGELVSGIMINVYMRIMQKKSMDYGFETYCMDTLVQKEVLEDLVRYGKRRHISKTEYGNFIVFKASEGKFLLFNSLHYPFSVGTANVMARFLSGCVSHISGFTIGSDDVLRERCRQQGTSLDCGVYACMWIECLCCDTEKFGHMNKM; this is encoded by the exons ATGTTGAAATTCAAAGGTAGATGCGATTTTTGTGTGAGTGAAGATATTTCTATAGAACAGAGGAAGTTGTTGACAGAATTTCTGAATAGGGAAGAATTGGA TGTTACAACTTGGATGGATGAGCATATTTGTTTAACTGGACCTTTGTTTTGTGACTTCTTGTTTGGTGAGCTCGTCAGTGGCATTATGATAAACGTGTACATGAGAATAATGCAAAAGAAAAGTATGGATTATGGATTTGAGACTTACTGTATGGACACTTTGGTACAG AAGGAAGTGCTTGAAGATTTGGTACGATACGGTAAAAGGAGACATATAAGCAAGACAGAGTATGGAAATTTCATTG TTTTCAAAGCATCTGAAGGGAAATTCCTACTTTTCAATTCGCTTCACTATCCCTTTTCAGTTGGGACTGCTAATGTAATG GCACGTTTTTTGAGTGGTTGTGTGTCACATATATCAGGATTCACCATAGGCAGTGATGATGTTTTGAGAGAACGATGCCGTCAACAAGGTACATCTCTGGATTGTGGCGTTTATGCATGCATGTGGATAGAGTGTCTCTGTTGTGATACTGAAAAATTTGGGCATATGAACAAGATGTGA